Proteins found in one Tsukamurella paurometabola DSM 20162 genomic segment:
- a CDS encoding NADH-quinone oxidoreductase subunit M, whose protein sequence is MSAPWLTLLWAVPAVGAVAAAAVPRAARWIGYTATLGALGIGLGLAAGFDTAGGFQFAETHRWISSFGAGYRLALDGTGLVLVLLTVALVPILLLAGWRETAPQGTGRRAGAYVALTLAVEAGVLLSFVTTDVLLFYLVFEAMLIPLYFLIAGYGGTDSEPGRRSRAAVKFLLYNLIGGLIMLAAVVGLYAAKGTFDLRVLAGTIDPGAAQNLMFLGFLFAFAVKAPLWPLHTWLPGAAVQTTPPTAVLMMAIVDKVGTFGMLRYCLTLFPDASAKFAPWVAALAVIGIVYGAVLAIGQSDVMALIAYTSISHFGFIILGIFARTGDSQAGSVLYMVNHGVATAALFLVAGLLVARRGSRRIADFGGAWSRAPKLGAIFLIAGLATLSLPGLGPFVSELLVIVGTYPRWAVAAVVSVTALVLSAMYVLWTYQRMFTGPAPEAVMRTVDEAKPRELAFLVPLIVALFALGLFPAPVLDAINPSVAATSEAVR, encoded by the coding sequence ATGAGCGCGCCCTGGTTGACGTTGCTGTGGGCGGTACCCGCGGTGGGCGCCGTCGCGGCCGCCGCGGTGCCCCGGGCCGCGCGGTGGATCGGATACACGGCGACACTCGGAGCTCTCGGGATCGGGCTCGGCCTCGCCGCGGGTTTCGATACCGCTGGCGGTTTCCAGTTCGCCGAAACGCACCGGTGGATATCGTCGTTCGGCGCGGGCTACCGGCTGGCGCTCGACGGGACCGGGCTGGTGCTGGTGCTGCTCACCGTGGCCCTGGTACCGATCCTGCTCCTCGCCGGGTGGCGCGAGACCGCACCCCAGGGCACAGGTCGGCGGGCCGGCGCGTACGTGGCGCTCACCCTCGCGGTCGAGGCGGGTGTATTGCTGAGCTTCGTGACCACCGATGTCCTGCTGTTCTACCTGGTTTTCGAGGCCATGCTGATCCCGCTGTACTTCCTGATCGCCGGGTACGGCGGCACCGACAGCGAACCGGGACGGCGCTCGCGTGCCGCGGTGAAGTTCCTGCTGTACAACCTTATCGGCGGTCTGATCATGCTCGCCGCCGTAGTCGGCCTCTACGCCGCGAAGGGAACCTTCGACCTGCGCGTGCTGGCCGGAACCATCGACCCCGGTGCAGCGCAGAACCTGATGTTCCTCGGCTTCCTGTTCGCGTTCGCGGTGAAGGCTCCGCTCTGGCCGTTGCACACCTGGCTCCCCGGGGCGGCGGTGCAGACCACCCCACCCACCGCGGTACTCATGATGGCGATCGTCGACAAGGTGGGAACCTTCGGCATGCTGCGCTATTGCCTGACGCTGTTCCCCGATGCCAGCGCGAAATTCGCGCCCTGGGTCGCGGCGCTGGCGGTGATCGGGATCGTCTACGGGGCGGTGCTCGCGATCGGACAGAGCGATGTGATGGCGCTGATCGCGTACACGTCGATCTCCCACTTCGGTTTCATCATTCTCGGGATCTTCGCCCGCACGGGCGATTCGCAGGCCGGTTCGGTGCTGTACATGGTGAACCACGGCGTGGCGACCGCCGCGCTGTTTCTCGTGGCGGGGCTTCTGGTCGCACGGCGTGGGAGCCGGCGGATCGCGGACTTCGGCGGCGCCTGGTCGCGCGCGCCGAAGCTGGGCGCGATCTTCCTCATCGCGGGGCTCGCGACGCTGTCGCTTCCCGGTCTGGGACCATTCGTCTCCGAGCTGCTGGTGATCGTCGGAACGTACCCGAGATGGGCCGTCGCCGCCGTCGTCTCGGTGACCGCGCTGGTGCTCTCGGCGATGTATGTGCTGTGGACCTACCAGCGGATGTTCACCGGCCCGGCGCCGGAAGCGGTGATGCGCACCGTCGATGAGGCGAAGCCGCGCGAGCTCGCCTTCCTGGTGCCGCTGATCGTCGCGCTGTTCGCGCTGGGCCTGTTTCCCGCTCCGGTGCTCGACGCCATCAACCCGTCCGTCGCCGCGACCAGCGAGGCCGTGCGATGA
- the nuoL gene encoding NADH-quinone oxidoreductase subunit L: MGTLLAALPLIPLAGAAVLLLGGRRTDAWGHLLGTLVAAVSFVVAAVLFAQLLGRDAGARSVSTVLYHWFSGGSLSVDLAFRLDQLSVCFALLITGVGTLIHIYSIGYMSDDPGRRRFFGYLNLFLGAMLVLVLADDLVVLYLGWEGVGLASYLLIGFWQHKPSAATAARKAFIVNRVGDMGLALAVAVTLATFGTTSFGGFLPQAAEAESSTVTWIGLLLLLAACAKSAQVPLQSWLGDAMEGPTPVSALIHAATMVTAGVYLIVRTGPLFEAAPVAQGFVLAVGAVTLLFGAVIGCAKDDIKKALAASTMSQIGYMVLAAGLGPAGYALAIAHLLAHGCFKAGLFLGAGSVMHGMNDETDMRRYGGLRSVMPITAITFGLGYLAIIGVPPLSGFYTKDGIIEAAFGRGGFWGIVLGGTMILGAGITGFYMTRVMVLTFFGTPRWREDAHPHESPRVMTAPMIVLAVGSVSAGAALMLGGRIADFLAPAVGPAPEAHHLLPAWAVTALVLAAVAIGVAFAVRVTRTVPVEAPTDISPLTRAARRDLYGDDLNEAVFMKPGQAATAALVTLEDKALDGAVGLVPEGVRGASGVLRHWQTGYARSYALTMLAGAAVLVGAVAVWVS; the protein is encoded by the coding sequence GTGGGCACACTGCTTGCGGCACTGCCGCTGATCCCCCTCGCCGGAGCGGCGGTCCTCCTGTTGGGCGGGCGGCGCACGGATGCCTGGGGCCACCTGCTGGGGACGCTCGTCGCGGCCGTGTCGTTCGTGGTCGCGGCCGTGCTGTTCGCCCAGCTGCTGGGCCGTGATGCCGGTGCCCGGTCGGTGAGCACCGTGCTCTATCACTGGTTCTCAGGCGGTTCGCTCTCGGTCGATCTCGCCTTCCGGCTCGATCAGCTGTCCGTGTGCTTCGCGCTCCTGATCACCGGGGTGGGAACGCTGATCCACATCTATTCGATCGGCTACATGAGCGACGATCCCGGGCGGCGCCGCTTCTTCGGCTACCTGAACCTGTTCCTCGGCGCCATGCTCGTGCTGGTCCTCGCGGACGATCTGGTGGTGCTGTATCTGGGCTGGGAGGGCGTAGGCCTCGCTTCGTACCTGCTCATCGGGTTCTGGCAGCACAAGCCCTCGGCGGCCACGGCGGCGCGGAAGGCGTTCATCGTCAACCGCGTCGGCGATATGGGCCTCGCGCTCGCCGTCGCGGTGACCCTCGCGACCTTCGGCACCACGTCGTTCGGCGGCTTCCTGCCGCAGGCCGCGGAGGCCGAGTCGAGCACCGTCACCTGGATCGGCCTGCTTCTGCTCCTGGCGGCATGCGCCAAATCCGCGCAAGTGCCGTTGCAGAGCTGGCTGGGCGACGCTATGGAGGGCCCGACCCCGGTCTCCGCGCTGATCCACGCCGCCACGATGGTGACCGCAGGCGTGTACCTCATCGTGCGCACCGGGCCCCTCTTCGAGGCCGCACCCGTGGCCCAGGGGTTCGTGCTCGCGGTCGGCGCGGTGACGCTGCTCTTCGGTGCCGTAATCGGCTGCGCGAAGGACGACATCAAGAAGGCGCTCGCCGCGTCGACGATGAGCCAGATCGGCTACATGGTGCTCGCCGCCGGACTCGGACCCGCCGGGTACGCGCTCGCGATCGCACACCTGTTGGCGCACGGCTGTTTCAAGGCCGGCCTGTTCCTCGGTGCCGGTTCTGTGATGCACGGTATGAACGACGAGACCGATATGCGCCGCTATGGCGGGCTGCGGTCGGTCATGCCGATCACCGCGATCACTTTCGGTCTCGGCTATCTGGCGATCATCGGAGTGCCACCGCTGTCCGGCTTCTACACCAAGGACGGCATCATCGAGGCCGCGTTCGGACGCGGCGGATTCTGGGGAATCGTGCTGGGCGGCACCATGATCCTCGGTGCCGGTATCACCGGTTTCTACATGACCCGGGTCATGGTGCTCACCTTCTTCGGCACCCCGCGGTGGCGCGAGGACGCGCACCCGCACGAGTCGCCGCGCGTGATGACGGCGCCGATGATCGTACTGGCGGTCGGCAGCGTCAGCGCCGGCGCGGCTCTGATGCTCGGTGGGCGGATCGCCGATTTCCTCGCGCCGGCGGTGGGCCCTGCGCCCGAAGCACACCACCTCCTGCCTGCGTGGGCGGTCACTGCGCTCGTGCTCGCCGCGGTCGCGATCGGCGTAGCCTTTGCGGTCCGCGTCACCCGGACGGTGCCGGTCGAGGCACCCACAGACATCTCGCCTCTCACCCGCGCCGCGCGCAGGGACCTCTACGGTGACGACCTCAACGAGGCGGTGTTCATGAAGCCCGGCCAGGCTGCGACGGCGGCCCTGGTGACCCTCGAAGACAAGGCGCTCGACGGTGCCGTCGGCCTGGTCCCCGAGGGCGTACGCGGCGCTTCGGGGGTGCTGCGGCACTGGCAGACCGGATACGCGCGCAGTTACGCGCTGACCATGCTCGCGGGTGCGGCGGTGCTGGTCGGTGCGGTGGCGGTGTGGGTCTCATGA
- a CDS encoding NADH-quinone oxidoreductase subunit J, with translation MTGEEVAFWVVAVPAVLFALGVVVASKAVYSALCLAATMILLAVAYLSQGAMFLGVVQVVVYTGAVMMLFLFVVMLVGVDSSDSLVETLRGHRVAAAVAGTGFGLLLVTLLARAVLPVPRPVDGVAPQYPPNSVEALADTVFVRYVWAFELTAALLITATLGAMILAHREKLTAPLSQREQSILRFREGRRATPLPNPGVYARGNAVDLPALLPDGSPAPDSVNRTLTPRTPGQRRELPGRGRTLDDDPVTSEVAP, from the coding sequence ATGACCGGTGAGGAGGTCGCGTTCTGGGTCGTCGCCGTGCCCGCGGTGCTGTTCGCGCTGGGCGTGGTGGTGGCGTCGAAGGCCGTGTACTCCGCACTGTGCCTGGCGGCCACCATGATCCTGCTCGCCGTCGCCTATCTCTCGCAGGGCGCGATGTTCCTCGGCGTGGTCCAGGTCGTGGTCTACACCGGCGCCGTCATGATGTTGTTCCTGTTCGTGGTGATGCTGGTGGGTGTCGACTCGTCGGACTCACTCGTGGAGACCCTGCGCGGACACCGGGTGGCCGCGGCGGTCGCCGGTACCGGATTCGGCCTGCTGCTGGTGACGCTGCTGGCCCGGGCCGTGCTGCCGGTGCCGCGCCCCGTCGACGGGGTGGCCCCGCAGTACCCGCCGAACTCGGTGGAGGCCTTGGCCGACACCGTCTTCGTGCGCTACGTGTGGGCCTTCGAGCTGACCGCCGCACTGCTCATCACAGCGACCCTCGGAGCGATGATCCTCGCTCATCGCGAGAAGCTCACGGCGCCCCTCTCGCAGCGCGAGCAGTCCATCCTCCGATTCCGGGAGGGGCGTCGCGCTACTCCGCTGCCCAACCCCGGGGTGTACGCGCGGGGCAACGCGGTCGATCTGCCGGCCTTGTTGCCCGACGGTTCGCCTGCACCGGATTCGGTGAATCGCACGCTGACCCCGCGCACGCCCGGACAACGCCGTGAGTTGCCCGGCCGCGGCCGCACCCTTGACGACGATCCGGTCACGAGCGAGGTGGCACCGTGA
- the nuoK gene encoding NADH-quinone oxidoreductase subunit NuoK → MNPHLYLYLAALLFAIGSAGVLLRRNAIVVFMCVELMLNAANLALVTAGRMHASGQGQVLAFFTMVVAAAEVVVGLAIIIAIFRSRRSVSVDEPHLLRR, encoded by the coding sequence GTGAACCCGCACCTCTATCTGTACCTCGCAGCGCTGTTGTTCGCGATCGGCTCCGCCGGGGTGCTCCTGCGCCGCAACGCGATCGTGGTGTTCATGTGCGTCGAGCTGATGCTCAACGCCGCGAACCTCGCACTGGTCACCGCGGGACGCATGCACGCGAGCGGACAGGGACAGGTCCTCGCCTTCTTCACCATGGTGGTCGCCGCCGCGGAAGTGGTGGTGGGCCTGGCGATCATCATCGCCATCTTCCGCTCCCGGCGGTCGGTGTCCGTCGATGAACCGCACCTGCTGAGGCGGTGA
- the nuoN gene encoding NADH-quinone oxidoreductase subunit NuoN encodes MNQQMLAAFAAPSIEYSQIAPALIVLGAAVIGVLVEAFAPAGSRTVVHGALSGAAVVAALAAVIALANDDAPPRTVVLGSVAEDGLSLALQGLLLVAALPALALMVARGNPLTHSESVPLAMFALGGMMAFVSANDWLTLFVALEVFSLPLYLMCALARHRDLLPLEAALKYFILGAFSSAILLFGVALRFAATGSTDIAAVPQDAVLGAVGAALIGVGLLFKVGAVPFHSWVPDVYQGAPTPVTAFMASATKIAAFGAVVRITMVGFDDVPWRPVVAVVAVGTLAVGSIAAVTQSDVKRMLAYSAIAHTGFLLVGVFAGTVRGMGAVCFYLAVYALSTVGAFAVAGAVREARPDGSTAEVSELDRWAGLGRRRPALAGAMALFLLAFAGIPVTSGFVGKFAVFAAAAERGGTWLVVIGVLASAVAAVFYLRVIVTMYFAPDHEFAPVVAPVDPLVRFAIGVGAVSVVVLGVFPQPLLDLFGDLSLLGW; translated from the coding sequence ATGAATCAGCAGATGCTCGCCGCGTTCGCGGCGCCGTCGATCGAGTACTCCCAGATCGCGCCGGCGCTGATCGTGCTGGGCGCCGCGGTGATCGGGGTTCTGGTGGAGGCGTTCGCGCCCGCCGGGTCGCGCACGGTCGTGCACGGAGCCCTGAGCGGGGCAGCGGTGGTCGCGGCCCTCGCGGCGGTGATCGCGCTGGCGAACGACGATGCGCCACCGCGCACCGTCGTGCTCGGTTCGGTCGCCGAAGACGGGCTGTCCCTGGCACTGCAGGGCCTGCTACTGGTGGCGGCGCTGCCGGCGCTCGCCCTGATGGTGGCGCGCGGGAACCCCCTGACGCACAGCGAGTCCGTGCCGCTGGCGATGTTCGCCCTCGGCGGCATGATGGCCTTCGTCTCGGCGAACGATTGGCTCACACTGTTCGTCGCCCTGGAGGTCTTCTCGCTCCCGCTGTATCTGATGTGTGCACTGGCACGGCATCGCGATCTGCTGCCACTGGAGGCGGCACTGAAGTACTTCATTTTGGGCGCGTTCAGTTCCGCCATCCTGCTCTTCGGTGTGGCATTGCGATTCGCGGCCACCGGGTCGACGGATATCGCGGCGGTGCCGCAGGATGCGGTGCTCGGCGCCGTCGGCGCCGCATTGATCGGGGTCGGACTGTTGTTCAAGGTGGGCGCCGTGCCCTTCCACTCCTGGGTGCCCGACGTGTACCAGGGAGCGCCCACCCCGGTCACCGCCTTCATGGCGTCGGCCACGAAGATCGCGGCGTTCGGGGCGGTGGTGCGGATCACGATGGTGGGCTTCGACGACGTGCCGTGGCGACCGGTCGTGGCGGTGGTCGCGGTCGGCACGCTCGCGGTGGGGTCCATCGCCGCGGTGACGCAGTCGGATGTGAAGCGGATGCTGGCCTATTCGGCGATCGCGCACACGGGTTTCCTGCTGGTGGGGGTGTTCGCGGGGACGGTGCGCGGCATGGGCGCGGTGTGCTTCTACCTCGCGGTGTACGCGCTGAGCACCGTCGGTGCATTCGCGGTGGCGGGCGCGGTCCGCGAGGCGCGGCCCGACGGCTCGACCGCCGAGGTCAGTGAGCTCGATCGTTGGGCCGGCCTCGGGCGGCGGCGGCCGGCGCTCGCGGGTGCCATGGCACTGTTCCTGCTCGCCTTCGCCGGGATCCCGGTGACCAGCGGCTTCGTCGGCAAGTTCGCGGTGTTCGCCGCGGCGGCCGAGCGGGGTGGTACTTGGTTGGTGGTGATCGGCGTGCTCGCCAGTGCGGTGGCTGCCGTGTTCTACCTGCGGGTGATCGTGACCATGTACTTCGCACCCGACCACGAGTTCGCGCCCGTCGTGGCGCCGGTGGATCCGCTCGTCCGGTTCGCGATCGGCGTGGGCGCGGTGTCAGTGGTGGTGCTCGGGGTGTTCCCGCAGCCGCTGCTGGACCTCTTCGGTGACCTGTCGCTGCTGGGCTGGTGA
- a CDS encoding AzlD domain-containing protein — protein sequence MTGILWAGAALAVVTLAFRAVGPVVAGRFELSPRARRIVDLCALALLAGVMATSAVADGRDFGGFARLAGVAVAGVLAWRRAPLPLVILAAGGTAAVLRLAGIE from the coding sequence GTGACCGGGATCCTGTGGGCAGGTGCGGCTCTGGCGGTGGTGACGCTCGCCTTCCGGGCGGTGGGTCCGGTGGTGGCGGGCCGGTTCGAGCTAAGTCCGCGGGCCCGGCGCATCGTGGATCTGTGCGCCCTGGCGCTCCTGGCCGGGGTGATGGCGACCTCGGCGGTCGCCGACGGCCGGGATTTCGGCGGGTTCGCGCGCCTAGCCGGCGTTGCCGTCGCGGGCGTGCTGGCATGGCGACGTGCGCCATTGCCGCTCGTGATCCTCGCGGCGGGTGGTACCGCCGCAGTCCTGCGCCTCGCCGGCATCGAGTGA
- a CDS encoding AzlC family ABC transporter permease has protein sequence MSTTWRTIGGDPLVRPAALLSVAVACIGLAYGAQTVAAGLPWWFAPALAVTVLAASSEMLFVGLIAAGGAPIVAFAAGALVNARHLPYGLAAAPYLGSGPARWARIHLINDESVALALAQRDVDAGRRGLTYAGAGIALAWPLGAAAGAAVGSVISPEALGLDAVFPAVILALLIPALREARTRGPLVVAALLALAAVPWAPTGLAPVIALFALPAMRLVRGSWS, from the coding sequence ATGAGTACGACATGGCGAACGATCGGTGGGGATCCCCTGGTAAGGCCCGCTGCGCTGCTCTCGGTCGCGGTGGCGTGCATCGGACTCGCCTACGGAGCGCAGACCGTGGCCGCGGGCCTGCCCTGGTGGTTCGCACCGGCGCTCGCAGTGACGGTACTGGCCGCATCGTCGGAGATGCTGTTCGTGGGGCTGATCGCGGCGGGCGGAGCGCCGATCGTCGCGTTCGCGGCCGGGGCGCTGGTGAACGCCCGACACCTGCCGTACGGACTGGCGGCGGCACCGTATCTAGGGTCGGGGCCCGCACGGTGGGCCCGGATACACCTGATCAACGACGAGTCGGTGGCGCTCGCACTGGCGCAGCGCGATGTCGATGCCGGGCGGCGGGGCCTGACGTACGCCGGAGCCGGTATCGCGCTGGCGTGGCCGCTCGGTGCGGCGGCGGGAGCGGCGGTCGGATCGGTGATCTCGCCGGAGGCGCTGGGCCTGGATGCGGTGTTCCCGGCGGTGATCCTGGCGCTGCTGATCCCGGCGCTGCGGGAGGCGAGGACGCGCGGCCCGCTGGTGGTGGCCGCCCTCCTCGCCCTGGCCGCGGTGCCGTGGGCGCCGACGGGGCTGGCACCGGTCATCGCGCTGTTCGCGCTGCCCGCGATGCGCCTGGTGCGGGGCTCCTGGTCGTGA
- the nuoI gene encoding NADH-quinone oxidoreductase subunit NuoI, whose amino-acid sequence MADPLGLGGFGTTLRTMFSKPVTESYPEQKEPTAARYHGRHQLNRYADGLEKCIGCELCAWSCPADAIYVEGADNTDEERFSPGERYGRVYQINYLRCIGCGLCVKACPTRALTMTNDYEMADGERAELIYDKDHLLAPLQPGEEPPPHAMRPGTTAADYYRGEVDQ is encoded by the coding sequence ATGGCTGATCCCCTCGGCCTCGGCGGATTCGGCACGACCCTGCGCACGATGTTCAGCAAGCCGGTCACCGAGAGTTACCCGGAGCAGAAGGAGCCCACCGCCGCGCGGTATCACGGCCGGCACCAACTGAACCGGTACGCGGACGGGCTGGAGAAATGTATCGGCTGCGAGCTGTGCGCGTGGAGCTGCCCCGCCGATGCGATCTACGTGGAGGGCGCCGACAACACCGACGAGGAGCGGTTCTCGCCGGGCGAGCGGTACGGACGGGTGTACCAGATCAACTACCTGCGGTGCATCGGCTGCGGGCTGTGCGTGAAGGCGTGCCCCACCCGCGCGCTCACCATGACCAACGACTACGAGATGGCCGACGGCGAACGCGCCGAACTGATCTACGACAAGGACCACCTGCTCGCGCCGCTCCAGCCCGGAGAGGAGCCGCCGCCGCATGCCATGCGCCCGGGCACCACCGCTGCCGACTACTACCGCGGCGAGGTGGACCAATGA
- the nuoH gene encoding NADH-quinone oxidoreductase subunit NuoH, whose product MTFRALGPHENVDLSAFGRDPLWLILVKAVAVFAFLVLTVLAAILIERKVMARMQHRYGPNRLGLFGILQSLADGIKLALKEGITPSGVDRPVYLLAPIIATIPAFLAFAVIPFGPEVSVFGTRTPLQLTDLPVAVLYILAVTSIGVYGIVLAGWSSGSTYPLLGGLRSTAQVISYEVAMGLSFAAVFLYAGTMATSGIVAAQDGTWYIFLLLPSFAVYAISMVGETNRAPFDLPEAEGELVGGFHTEYSSLKFAMFMLAEYVNMTTVSALATTLFLGGWHAPWPLNLWDGANSGWWPVVWFVAKVWVFLFAFIWLRTTLPRLRYDQFMRFGWQLLIPSALVWILVAGGVQAWALAGHDTTVLAPVVSVAFTLAVIGVLAVRHRKQKTPPEPPDPQTYSLPFDPMAGGFPVPPLPGQYLPEHTSTEVSHG is encoded by the coding sequence ATGACTTTCCGCGCGCTGGGACCGCACGAGAACGTCGACCTGTCGGCGTTCGGCCGCGATCCGCTGTGGCTGATCCTGGTCAAGGCGGTGGCGGTCTTCGCCTTCCTCGTACTCACCGTGCTCGCGGCGATCCTCATCGAACGCAAGGTGATGGCGCGGATGCAGCATCGCTACGGCCCCAACCGGCTGGGGCTGTTCGGCATCCTGCAGTCCCTCGCCGACGGCATCAAGCTCGCCCTCAAGGAGGGCATCACGCCGAGCGGCGTCGACCGGCCGGTGTACCTGCTGGCACCGATCATCGCGACGATCCCCGCTTTCCTCGCGTTCGCAGTGATCCCGTTCGGCCCGGAGGTGTCCGTGTTCGGAACCCGGACGCCGTTGCAGCTCACCGACCTTCCCGTCGCCGTGCTCTACATCTTGGCCGTCACCAGCATCGGGGTGTACGGCATCGTGCTCGCCGGATGGTCGTCGGGGTCGACCTACCCGCTGCTCGGCGGGCTGCGCTCCACGGCCCAGGTGATCAGCTACGAAGTGGCGATGGGCCTCTCCTTCGCCGCCGTGTTCCTCTACGCGGGCACCATGGCCACCTCGGGCATCGTGGCCGCGCAGGACGGTACCTGGTACATCTTCCTCCTGCTGCCCTCGTTCGCGGTGTATGCGATCTCCATGGTGGGCGAGACGAACCGCGCCCCATTCGATCTGCCCGAGGCGGAAGGCGAGCTGGTGGGAGGTTTCCACACCGAGTACAGCTCGCTGAAGTTCGCGATGTTCATGCTCGCCGAGTACGTGAACATGACCACGGTGTCCGCTCTCGCCACCACACTGTTCCTCGGTGGCTGGCATGCGCCATGGCCACTGAACCTGTGGGATGGTGCGAACTCCGGATGGTGGCCGGTGGTGTGGTTCGTCGCCAAGGTGTGGGTGTTCCTGTTCGCGTTCATCTGGCTGCGCACCACGTTGCCGCGACTGCGGTACGACCAATTCATGCGGTTCGGGTGGCAGCTGCTGATCCCGAGCGCACTGGTATGGATCCTGGTGGCTGGGGGCGTGCAGGCCTGGGCACTGGCGGGCCACGACACGACCGTGCTCGCCCCCGTGGTCTCGGTGGCCTTCACCCTCGCGGTGATCGGCGTTCTCGCGGTACGGCACCGCAAGCAGAAGACGCCACCGGAACCGCCCGACCCGCAGACATATTCGCTGCCCTTCGACCCGATGGCCGGCGGCTTCCCTGTGCCGCCACTGCCGGGACAGTACCTTCCCGAACACACGTCCACGGAGGTGTCCCATGGCTGA
- a CDS encoding TetR/AcrR family transcriptional regulator, producing MTAAERRSQLVDTARSVFADRGYAAATIEEVAAKAEVSKPVVYEHFGGKEGLYAVVVDREMEMVLEVFSRAMLEDRSKSRIEQIALALLTYVEERSDGFRILTRNSSVEHAGGYSTLLNDLVSQVEVNLEGEFVERGFDRELAPLYAQALVGMVAMTAQWWLEVRHPPKEVVAAHIVNLSWYGLAGLKDNPVAIELSPLAPIADADVSAGR from the coding sequence ATGACGGCCGCGGAGCGCCGCAGTCAGCTGGTGGACACCGCCCGTTCGGTATTCGCCGACCGCGGCTATGCGGCCGCCACGATCGAGGAGGTCGCCGCGAAGGCGGAGGTCTCGAAGCCCGTGGTGTACGAGCACTTCGGCGGCAAAGAGGGGCTGTACGCGGTGGTCGTCGATCGCGAGATGGAGATGGTTCTCGAGGTGTTCTCCCGCGCCATGCTCGAGGATCGGTCGAAGTCACGGATCGAGCAGATCGCGCTGGCGCTGCTCACCTACGTCGAGGAACGTTCGGATGGTTTCCGCATCCTCACCCGCAACAGCTCCGTCGAGCATGCGGGCGGCTACTCGACTCTGCTGAACGACCTGGTGAGCCAGGTGGAGGTGAACCTCGAGGGCGAGTTCGTCGAGCGCGGATTCGACCGCGAGTTGGCGCCGCTGTACGCGCAGGCGCTCGTGGGGATGGTCGCGATGACGGCCCAGTGGTGGCTGGAGGTGCGCCATCCTCCGAAGGAGGTGGTGGCAGCGCACATCGTGAATCTGTCCTGGTACGGCCTGGCGGGGTTGAAGGACAACCCGGTGGCGATCGAGCTGAGCCCGCTGGCCCCGATCGCCGACGCGGATGTCAGCGCTGGTCGCTGA
- a CDS encoding helix-turn-helix domain-containing protein, which translates to MSSVPILAIAAGIQRERTRAGWSMAELARRANIAKSTLSQLEAGTGNPSVETLWALATALEIPFAQLLGGGNVEVTVVRAGEGATVPSDSADYAATLLTVSPPGIRRDMYRIDAEPGSRRESAAHVLGTVEHVLLCSGEARVGPLDQPVTLAPGDFMTYPGDAPHVFEALAPGTRAVLISDQR; encoded by the coding sequence ATGTCGAGTGTGCCGATCCTCGCCATCGCCGCCGGTATCCAGCGCGAGCGCACCCGCGCCGGCTGGAGCATGGCCGAACTCGCCCGCCGCGCGAACATCGCCAAATCGACTCTGTCGCAACTCGAGGCGGGTACCGGAAACCCCAGCGTCGAGACGCTCTGGGCGCTCGCGACCGCGCTCGAGATCCCCTTCGCTCAGCTACTCGGCGGCGGGAACGTCGAGGTCACGGTGGTGCGTGCGGGCGAAGGCGCGACCGTGCCGTCCGATTCGGCCGATTACGCCGCCACCCTGCTCACCGTCTCCCCACCCGGAATCCGCCGGGACATGTACCGCATCGACGCCGAACCGGGGTCGCGCCGGGAATCGGCGGCGCACGTGCTCGGCACCGTCGAGCACGTGCTGTTGTGTAGCGGCGAGGCGCGCGTGGGGCCCCTCGATCAGCCGGTCACGCTCGCCCCGGGCGACTTCATGACCTATCCCGGCGATGCGCCGCACGTCTTCGAGGCCCTCGCTCCGGGAACCCGCGCGGTGTTGATCAGCGACCAGCGCTGA